Within Topomyia yanbarensis strain Yona2022 chromosome 2, ASM3024719v1, whole genome shotgun sequence, the genomic segment tgtacaatctattctgatccctgcatgctgatcaatgccgacgccggctacgtccgaatgcagatcttctgggaaaggaaggaatgttagaccgatacatgttgctactagagaccgaggaatcctctgcatttccacatgtatcacgggaaggggagagttgttagtaaatgtgccaatagcgttatcatgtaataattgctctgggcagccggctgccgagaatttgggaaatttattatttgttgtattaatacgattagcaaaataagcaacttgaactccggatagccgactATAAgtagcactgcttatattttttaataatattcaatcacgcgacgaatttgttcgtggtttctatcgtgtcggttcCGGtgtttacccggcgatcgtttgaataaaatgcggaatcttatacagaaggttcatcagaaccttccataggtgtcgcggagttagtggtttggaagggaaaGGGATccaggattcgctccaagcaagcgatgcgacctgcaaAGCATAGCCcgttaggtagtagtttagttagtcttcgagaacacgatcgctcgaaaaagaagatcttgtttagttttcggttctttccaaactctgggcagccggccacCGAGAGTATCTCACGTTTATCAAACAAAAGCAATTCCAACACCCACACAGCCGactgtgggagtattgcctagaaaagctaattttatctgcgtaatgggccggatcaaaCCCTAAACAAACATAGACATTATTTTACttagtccaaagaaaagttggccgaccggcggatacgtgttcccttacagtgccatcacatcaacgaacacccataatttacatgcgacaaaatatctgcaatcccgaataaaataaaataaagcaaaaaaaacagttgaatatccaaggcggctcattttcaaagatagcatcgccgatgaaacacccaataaaaataggtgacaagggatgcggacgaaattagctgagcaccgaccggctggtttgccacctatttttcgggctaagaattttggggcgacacctggtagtcgctagtcgctggtgaaacaccaattatttgaatatgccaatttttcttatcgtcttttttttcacttttcggatcgaatttttttctgaaaaaccatttttcactatttttagaatataCACTGTGTTtatagatgttttctgtgcacttttattgtccttgcatcgggaatcgacggcccgtaatgctaggaaaagattttttttttcattcgccGGAattagattttcacaaactgtcaccaatCGCGTCAGTCAAAAATATgtcgaaaaatgcttttataggccacttcactttgtattatcgttaaattgcaccgttattcacactttcGATAACCGGAAGGCAGTAAACTGctcaaaatgattaaaattatccGACGCGAAGGGAACTCTACGAGAGTCAACTGCTCGCGACGAGTAGATACACACTCGAATCTAACACCCTGAAATGATGGACATAAACCACATTACTCGCGTTTAAAGTATCTTAAATCGTGAAAGTGATTCTAAAATTATGAACCCTATTCTTGACCACAATTTCACGTGAagggaaattacgaaaatcatgactaagatcctaaaatcattAACATTAATCACTCTATTCTTACTTAACTGTTTAACTGTCGACTgcgtattcccaaattatgaacctGAATCATAACAAAACCCAAACATGTTCAGGGAAAAAACCACAGTAACTCAactaaacattcgaatgtaacgccatgtatatattcggggcgaactagttttttttggAAGCGCAAATAGTTTGATGAATACctgatttattattcatatttcattttattcattttttcatgaatctatgaacggattttttaatTGTAGAaatatgaacaattttttttttcgtgcgtAAAGAATATTTCTCATAGGAACGATACTTGCAACGCTTGGACACTGATGTGGCGGAACAGAGGGTAGGATGTGGCCTCATAAGTTATTCGTCGAGTGGTCGAGCCCCACTCAGGAAGAATTTTCAATGTCAGTAGCACCAGTTCCACATGTTGCGAAATCTATCAAATTAGTAACAATTTTGGCAAGGAATTGGCCAAGGCTGTTTTTGGTTACATAGGCATCAATGTTCGTCACGTCGATAAACGCCGGCGCTTCAGCCGATAGGTACCACCAGCGTAATGTGGCCAACGCCGCCACCGCCGGTCAAAAATTTCACCTACGTTGCTGCCACTCAAAATACATTGGCGTACATATCTAATTCGGGTCTTGCGAGGGTATAGTGTAGtggaattaaaaaaagaaaaaatgaatagattAAAACCACATATTATAATCCTATGAATTCCTTTGATTTTAAACTCTTCTGATCAGTAGATTTTCGTAGCTTTACTTCCACGTCTTAAGATATGTTACTGAAGTACGCAATGCagttgaaaaaatccaattGGATAAGAATATGTTCAATCACCCTGTGTGCTGTTCAATTCAAGCCAAAACATACGGTCCGGAACACATCGTAGATCATCTGAGGAGCCGTATTTAATTCAAACTCGACAGCATCTTATCACGCATTAGCGTCAACCCGAAACAACTACCACTCTCTTATCCCACGCGTGTTCCACATATATGCTACGTTTTACAGTCCCATCGTTGATAGCCGGGTTATGTGTTGGTACAATCAAACGTAGGCAATCGAGCCCAACGACGTAAGATCGAACCGGTCTTTACACACCATCAGACCATCAGTGTGCAAAAATCTGACAAAGCGTAAAGTTCGATTGCCATGGCGCTCCTAGAGTTGGTGTGGGTTGTGATCGCTGTGCTGTTGCTGTCATATTTATGGATCAAAAAGCGTTTCGGATACTGGAAGGAACGAAACGTCGAGTACATCGAACCGGAGTTCCCGTATGGTAATTTCAAGACATTGGGCAAAGTGGAACACCTTGCCCCGATCACCAGACGGCATTATGACTATTTCAAGCAGAAGGGCGTCCCATACGGTGGTGTTTTCATGCTAACCTCGCCCATGTTGTACGTTATGGACTTGAAACTTATCAAAACGCTGCTGGTGAAGGATTTCAACTACTTCCCTAATCGCGGTGTTTACTTCAACGAGAAGGACGATCCTCTGTCGGCGCACATATTCGCGATCGAAGGACAAAAGTGGAAAACTTTGCGTAATAAATTATCTCCCACGTTCACAAGTGGAAAAATCAAAATGACCTTTCCGCTGGTAGTGGAAGTGTGTCAACGTTTCTGCGAGCATCTGAGGGAAGTGGTCCAAAGTTCGAACGAAGTGGAGATGCATGATTTACTGTCTCGGTATACGATCGATGTGATTGGAACGTGCGCCTTCGGAATCGAGTGCAACAGTTTTCGCGATCCTGACAATGAGTTCCGCAAATATGGCAAGATTGCCTTCGATAAGTTGCCTCACTCTCCACTGGTAGTATATTTAATGAAGGCTTTCCGGAAGTATGCGAATGCCCTTGGAATGAAGCAACTTCATGAGGATGTCTCCTCATTTTTCACCAAAGTAGTGAGGGATACAATCGACTATCGGGAGAAGAGTAACATCGTACGGAATGATTTTATGGATCTATTGTTGAAGTTGAAGAATACTGGCCGTCTGGAGGAAGCGGGAGAAGAGATTGGAAAGCTTTCGTTTGCCGAGATCGCTGCTCAAGCCTTCATATTCTTTACCGCCGGATACGACACCTCTTCTACTGCGATGACTTACACCCTGTATGAGTTGGCACTTAATCAAGAAGCTCAGGAGAAGGCTCGCAAGTGCGTAGAAGACATTTTCGCCGCCAACAATGGCAGACTCTCATACGAATCTGTCTCCAATATGGGCTATCTCGACCAGTGTATCAACGGTATCTCGCTAATTGTTTACATCTTCCTAGACAAGTATAATTTCCTTATCGCAACTTTTATTTTGCAGAAACACTTCGCAAACACCCCCCGGTTGCTATACTGGAGCGCAACGCCGATAAGGATTATCGTATCCCCGACAGCGACTTGGTCATCCAGAAGGGTCGCAAGATTATGATTCCGACCTACGCAATGCACCACGATGCCGACCACTTCCCCGATCCCGAAGCGTACAACCCGGACCGTTTCGCACCCTCCGAGGTGGCCAAACGGGATCCATACTGCTTTTTGCCTTTCGGCGAAGGACCTCGGATCTGCATCGGGATGCGCTTCGGACAGATACAGGCCCGCGTAGGGTTGGCCACTCTACTGAAAGACTTCCGTTTCTCCGTTTGCGATAAAACACAAATTCCGGTTCAGTACTCGAGGACTAACTTCATTCTAGGCCCGGCCAACGGGGTTTGGCAGCGGGCTGAGAAATTGTGAAATGAGTTTCAATTGCTCGTATTGTCCACTGAATTTAAATCGTTATAGAGGGCGGCGTCTGACGTGGTATGCCGTGTAAGCAGCTGACCTAGGTTCGATTTTGAAACACCGCACATGgtgatcaaaaaataaaaacaaagagAAGAATAACACTATGATCAGAATTAGATCTTTAATGGAAGCCTAAAAACATTATTATTGGTAATATCTTGCATAAACATgttttgaataaataaaacacctgttttaatccacctagtggtgcaattgtgccgttcccttttttttttttcaaactatgacttcatggctggttatgtccaatataattgtggaaatgtttattacattcttagGACACTTTGCACCTACCCCGAGAAAATTTTCATGGGATAAACACCACACAACCCCTTAAATAGACCATGAATGTGGTCCGTGCAAATTTTCACAACCATAAAAATCatcataaaatggtctcaataacccatgaATTCACCAAAATATGGTTTTGTAAAGGATCGAACGGACCAtgataaaagaaataaaaaaaatcatagttAATTAgactaatcagcattagttcaatgttgtcttcgtgttatctaattttgtaaaacgggggtgggtatgtgaggatgGTGAAAAACCCACAAACGAaccactccccagcttaatttggtatgcctggtacaggtcggactcgattatccggggattcgattatccggggattcgattatccggggattcgattatccggggattcgattatccgtgattcgattatccggggaaaatgattcgattattcgAACAATTGGGGGGTCTAGGATTAAAATCCTCTCAAATTTTgacctacctcaaaaatagcttatatacgGGTTACTCCGCGCAAAGTGACCTAAAAAaccaaaacttggaatcgaccttcatggattggaaccatttttgaagaaattattcatttagagccaatatataataacctaaattgttgtATCGTTTGAACAGCCCTtcagtccatgggaacactcttaattttaacaaattgtttaaaaaattgtttttcttcggattatatctctggtactgtttgcattAGGATCAATCAGCGAGATAATTTAAGTTTAATGTCAGTATTGCCAAATAtctaactttttaattttacactaaaagtgcAGTTTCTCGTAATACACATTTCGGTTACTGCAGGCCACATAAAATATCATTATATCTACATTGCTCTGTTGGTTTCTGGCTATCTATAATTCCGCTGAAGATTATGATTTATTCCAGATACTGATAGAATCATGGTCCTATTTTCATTGAAATCCGGTGTAAATATCCTGCTCTGAATTCCAGTGGACTTTGatacaatattgctcttctcccattatctCCTTCAACAATTGAatcctgctcagaattccaatggcATCTTTAACCCCCCCATGTCCTTCTTGTTGATAAACAACCACGTTTCTAAatgactataacttttggtttacgcaacgacaagtaaggctaataaaagcgactaagatctttcatttgagcactaaaagttatcaatattatcagtagaacagaagttattacaattaatctgattgggttccgctgaagcagtgctgccagggatagtttcagttaatgatgaaaatgaaattttggaatattttcttagcctggcaatattattgaaaactgcttaaactttctaatttagatttccctcaattacctttttcatgcagttgaactagatcggaaggtaaatatttcgATGGATGCTTCTAGCAGtgcaaaagaagcacctatctttattaaatcggatttttcgtttttcttgaCGCCAATAGTTCTAATTAAAAATAGCTTTGGGACCCTATacgcggtagaaaaaagttggacaagAAATGGTTAACGAAATTCGGAAAAGAGTCCGGGcgtcactggaggtgatttcaattcttgggtagctcaagcaaagatggatgatagGTTATGTAAAGAGGccgccagcagtacttctcgctgaggcgaCCGGGAACCCATCAACTACATAAGTAGgagagtttgcgaagactacacgcgtagttattacctgacaatccggtacgacattggtcgactaaatgatgctacaaggacaaggacaagaatCTCTTTGTGGGGGcgcaacacgcactcttctaaCTAGAGTGAGGGTTATAAAACATGTTAGCAATATGTAACACCACCACGCAAATTAAACTGGAGCtaagaaacagacgacccccagtttacttactaactttatttttctggtactcgagtaatcgaatcatttacctTGGAAAATTGAAGCTCCGAGTAATCGAGTTTGAactgtattgcaaaagacacaccttattgAAAAGTTTATGTAAGAATTCTTacacaaatagctataaacaactgatacataccgttaactcgttaccaatatgaataattaatgaaaaccaactgaaaatacaaatcacaccctgaaagtctgaaaatcgactagggccaaaataggtacatttacatttaccataataggaagATTAACCCTGAccattttatttacaatttctccacgaatgaagcttaaattcataaaataactcaaaaaaaagtttgattagattatccgggtgattcgattatccgggttgagatttttttgaaatccccggataatcgagtccgacctgtaatatactgcccataaaagcataagagtcccatatggatttttatttttcgaaaatctGTAGGAGTGTATTCTATATCGTCACTGAATCACTATGCACAAAAATAATTACCAGATTCgtttggaaaatttaaaaaaataccaaaactctCATGTCTATctcatccatttggctcaatgaaaatgtaaatgttgaacagcgtttttctccgCTTTGTTTTTTCAATAAGAGACTCTTTCGCTTTTATGGGTAGTATAGTGGTGCTTTCCTATGATGGTGTTGAGAGGGGAGGGGGTATGAGGGATGGATGGAGTGGTGGTTTGAGGGGGTTGTAATGAAATGATCCAAAGGAGGTTCAAAGATGGGGGGTATATTAGTGGTGGGGCGAATTATAACCTTTCTCCGTATACCCCAAGCTACGCCCCTGCCAAAATTCAGAAACCTTgtcagtcaaaaaaaaattggccggaaTTAGGgtaacgattttcagagtgattgcataacctttctatatgagaagggcaaaaatcaattttaaactAGTACTGATGTTcatcttgaatatttttttattttttgcgttttgacttcgtctcatcagacgacactaacttagtgacaggactaagctagcgccggattggcCGTGAAAGAAGACATACTGAGtagtggtagtagacttcccccgctaaTATGTTGCAATGCATGCACCGAGTGCTCGCTCAAGCTGACATCCTGAATGAAATGGTCGATTAAACATTCTACtcatttgagaaggaaggaggccagactgatcggtctaaaggtCCTTGCCTtttcataagtgacgcggccacctttgggaatgaattttaca encodes:
- the LOC131683001 gene encoding cytochrome P450 6a2-like, with protein sequence MALLELVWVVIAVLLLSYLWIKKRFGYWKERNVEYIEPEFPYGNFKTLGKVEHLAPITRRHYDYFKQKGVPYGGVFMLTSPMLYVMDLKLIKTLLVKDFNYFPNRGVYFNEKDDPLSAHIFAIEGQKWKTLRNKLSPTFTSGKIKMTFPLVVEVCQRFCEHLREVVQSSNEVEMHDLLSRYTIDVIGTCAFGIECNSFRDPDNEFRKYGKIAFDKLPHSPLVVYLMKAFRKYANALGMKQLHEDVSSFFTKVVRDTIDYREKSNIVRNDFMDLLLKLKNTGRLEEAGEEIGKLSFAEIAAQAFIFFTAGYDTSSTAMTYTLYELALNQEAQEKARKCVEDIFAANNGRLSYESVSNMGYLDQCINETLRKHPPVAILERNADKDYRIPDSDLVIQKGRKIMIPTYAMHHDADHFPDPEAYNPDRFAPSEVAKRDPYCFLPFGEGPRICIGMRFGQIQARVGLATLLKDFRFSVCDKTQIPVQYSRTNFILGPANGVWQRAEKL